The following coding sequences are from one Ammospiza nelsoni isolate bAmmNel1 chromosome 5, bAmmNel1.pri, whole genome shotgun sequence window:
- the LOC132073236 gene encoding solute carrier organic anion transporter family member 1C1-like — MDRPITAGQLKEKSLFQDSDGSAAPAKTLCHNCSKLKIFLGALAFTFFAKGLSGSYMKSMSSQIERRFEISSSIVGIIDGSFEIGNLMVMVLVSYLGPRVHRPKIIAVGCLIMSVGAFLSVMPQFLMGRYNYERITVSVDNSSTSVSACSPGSGGPPATDAPETLSTVINAGCEKTTNSYLWLFVLVGNLLRGIGEAPIMPLGVSYIDDFSKEENSAFYIGLVRSSGMFGPTLGFLLGSFCASLWVDVGVVDIDAISINPKDSRWVGAWWLGLLICGAVNFIASLPFWFLPYSLPKEGENENLKISHLSVQGDPCKTEPPAQPQLQFSEAVKDFLPALRKLFGNPIFAVFILLTILQYNSLVGIITYEAKFMEQQFNVSVAKAIFLIGVILLPVTILGMFLGGFLIKKFKLHITEMAKFACITFIVAYLVNLLYFTCSCEVLQVAGLTAPYSGMKHLSSSKHIYVASCNAECSCKLDQWDPVCGDNGITYMTACFAGCKSSSGTGKNMVFHNCSCVEGQGLSGNSSAVLGQCQRESCAKAFPYFLALQTACAFVLALGGTPTYMIMFRSVSPDLKSFAVGIEALGGRVLGGLPAPIYFGALIDETCLKWGTKSCGGSGSCRVYDTKEFRNVYLGLVAGLRAGCCLLYIVLSVLIIKRFKADGKEMTDIKNAESSTSKEPETANKREILPGSRTSEESEETYM, encoded by the exons ATGGACAGACCAATCACTGCTGGCCAGCTTAAAGAAAAATCCCTGTTCCAGGACAGCGATggcagtgcagctcctgccaagaCTCTGTGCCATAACTGCTCAAAGCTAAAG ataTTTCTTGGAGCTCTAGCTTTTACCTTTTTTGCCAAAGGATTGTCTGGAAGCTACATGAAGAGCATGTCCAGTCAAATTGAAAGGAGATTTGAAATCTCATCATCAATTGTTGGCATTATTGATGGCAGCTTTGAGATAG GTAACTTGATGGTGATGGTGTTGGTGAGCTACCTTGGACCAAGAGTTCATAGGCCAAAAATAATTGCTGTTGGGTGTCTCATCATGTCTGTAGGAGCTTTTTTGTCAGTGATGCCTCAGTTCCTAATGGGACG TTACAATTATGAAAGGATAACTGTTAGTGTGGACAACTCCTCCACGAGTGTGTCAGCTTGCTCCCCAGGGTCTGGGGGCCCTCCAGCCACAGATGCTCCAGAAACACTCAGCACAGTGATAAATGCTG GATGTGAGAAAACAACAAATTCCTATCTGTGGCTTTTTGTGTTGGTGGGGAACCTCCTACGTGGAATTGGGGAAGCACCAATTATGCCTCTGGGAGTTTCATATATTGATGATTTttctaaagaagaaaattcagcattttacATAG GCCTGGTGAGATCCTCAGGCATGTTTGGGCCAACGCTGGGCTTCCTGCTGGGCTCCTTCTGTGCCAGCCTCTGGGTTGACGTCGGCGTCGTGGACATCG ATGCCATCAGCATAAATCCTAAGGACAGCCGTTGGGTTGGTGCGTGGTGGCTTGGATTGCTTATCTGTGGAGCTGTCAACTTCATTGCTTCATTGCCTTTCTGGTTTTTGCCCTATTCCTTACCAAAAGAAGGAGAGAATGAAAACTTGAAGATTAGTCACTTGTCTGTTCAAGGAGATCCCTGTAAAACAGAACCCCCAGCTCAACCACAATTACAGTTCTCAGAGGCAGTAAAAG ATTTCTTGCCAGCACTCAGGAAGCTGTTTGGAAATCCAATTTTTGCGGTGTTCATCCTCCTCACCATTCTGCAGTACAACTCCCTTGTTGGGATAATAACCTATGAGGCAAAGTTTATGGAGCAGCAATTTAATGTGTCAGTGGCAAAAGCCATCTTCCTAATTG GTGTGATACTTCTACCTGTCACAATCCTGGGCATGTTTCTAGGAGGCTTCCTCATCAAGAAATTCAAGCTCCACATAACTGAAATGGCCAAGTTTGCTTGCATTACCTTTATTGTGGCATATTTGGTGAACTTGCTGTACTTCACGTGCAGCTgtgaggtgctgcaggtggcCGGGCTGACAGCGCCCTACTCTGG AATGAAGCACCTTTCCTCCAGCAAGCACATCTACGTGGCCAGCTGCAATGCTGAGTGCAGCTGCAAGCTGGACCAGTGGGACCCTGTCTGTGGGGACAATGGCATCACATACATGACAGCCTGCTTTGCAGGGTGCAAGTCCTCATCTGGGACAGGAAAAAATATG GTGTTTCACAACTGCAGCTGTGTGGAAGGACAAGGGCTCAGTGGCAATTCCTCTGCAGTTTTGGGACAATGCCAAAGAGAAAGCTGTGCCAAAGCCTTTCCCTATTTTTTAGCATTACAGACTGCATGTGCATTTGTTTTAGCCTTAGGAGGCACTCCTACATACATGATTATGTTTAG GTCTGTCTCACCAGACCTGAAATCCTTTGCTGTTGGGATAGAAGCTTTGGGTGGTAGAGTACTAG GAGGACTCCCAGCCCCTATTTATTTTGGTGCCTTGATAGATGAGACCTGCTTGAAATGGGGGACAAAAAGCTGTGGGGGATCAGGGTCCTGCAGAGTGTACGACACAAAAGAGTTCAG GAATGTGTATCTTGGGCTCGTTGCAGGACTACGGGCAGGATGCTGTCTCTTGTACATAGTGCTCTCTGTTTTAATTATCAAACGCTTCAAAGCAGATGGCAAAGAGATGACAgatattaaaaatgcagaaagctCAACCAGCAAAGAACCAGAAACTGCCAACAAGAGAGAAATTCTTCCTGGTTCAAGAACCTCAGAGGAGAGTGAGGAAACTtatatgtaa